One Spinacia oleracea cultivar Varoflay chromosome 4, BTI_SOV_V1, whole genome shotgun sequence DNA segment encodes these proteins:
- the LOC130459251 gene encoding uncharacterized protein, whose translation MGKKMHRKRTVEKDINSAEKMKMHKILTGYHVDLTSLIRKGLNDTRWMMKTKLTEKSMREFQFLLYASDNHVLLGFTVALGWLIWVQILKSKRKFLKKKRSHKLKQRQQWSFKKKKRQGKLRKLKRFKIEKKKGNAVINVVKTTVILRFQMRLKLRIKMALARTVPTQKARPETSRTRSSGEDCCYKVSNQVEVEDRVNNKDRGGPGRAGPRPDPPQKARHETARTRSRGDDYCDKVSNQVEVEGRVNNKDRGGPDRVGPMPDPPRKAWTETARTRSRGEDYCDKVSNQDRVNNKDGCGSGRAGPTRKENGLGSLMDRLAMAMEYLSCRSVWITCNLDFWGICFVHKVIGFWGSIAFKEYVMIDDSLISFAKKFGLYVVSIENFERMERCYGCSPSSFRM comes from the exons ATGGGAAAAAAGATGCATCGAAAAAGGACGGTTGAAAAAGACATCAATTCTGCGGAAAAGA TGAAAATGCACAAGATTCTTACAGGTTATCATGTTGATCTTACAAGTTTGATACGTAAAGGACTTAATGATACTAGATGGATGATGAAAACCAAATTAACTGAAAAATCGATGAGAGAATTTCAATTCCTGTTATATGCTTCTGATAATCATGTGTTGTTGGGTTTCACTGTTGCATTGGGGTGGCTGATTTGGGTTCAAATCTTGAAATCCAAGCGCAAGTTTCTGAAGAAGAAAAGGTCTCATAAGCTTAAACAACGACAACAATGgagttttaaaaagaaaaagagacaagggaaattgaggaaattgaagAGGTTCAAGATTGAGAAGAAGAAAGGAAATGCAGTAATAAATGTGGTCAAGACTACTGTGATATTAAGGTTTCAAATGAGGTTGAAGTTGAGGATAAAGATGGCCCTGGCCCGAACCGTCCCGACACAAAAAGCCCGGCCCGAAACGTCACGAACACGAAGTAGTGGTGAAGACTGCTGTTATAAGGTTTCAAATCAGGTTGAAGTTGAGGATAGGGTCAATAATAAAGATAGGggtgggccgggccgggccggaCCGAGGCCCGACCCCCCACAAAAAGCCCGGCACGAAACGGCACGAACACGGAGTCGTGGTGATGACTACTGTGATAAGGTTTCAAATCAGGTTGAAGTTGAGGGTAGGGTCAATAATAAAGATAGGGGTGGGCCGGACCGGGTCGGACCGATGCCCGACCCGCCAAGAAAAGCCTGGACTGAAACGGCACGAACACGAAGTCGTGGTGAAGACTACTGTGATAAGGTTTCAAATCAGGATAGGGTCAATAATAAAGATGGGTGTGGGTCAGGCCGGGCCGGGCCGACCCGGAAAGAGAATGGGTTGGGGAGTCTGATGGATAGGCTGGCAATGGCGATGGAGTACTTGTCATGTAGAAGTGTTTGGATAACATGCAATTTGGATTTTTGGGGGATATGTTTTGTTCATAAAGTGATTGGTTTTTGGGGAAGTATTGCATTTAAGGAGTATGTTATGATTGATGATTCTTTGATTTCATTTGCGAAGAAGTTTGGATTGTATGTGGTTTCAATTGAGAATTTTGAGAGAATGGAACGTTGTTATGGGTGCTCTCCTAGTAGTTTTCGTATGTAG